The Anolis carolinensis isolate JA03-04 chromosome 2, rAnoCar3.1.pri, whole genome shotgun sequence genome has a window encoding:
- the LOC134295897 gene encoding protein NYNRIN-like has product MVTLEIGDQQLDFLVDTGAEKSVVNTKISPPTRETTKVIGVSGKTQKCPFLKERTCNLAGHQVKHKMLYLPDCPVPLLGRDILSKLQAQLQFMKNGQMELSFPMEEEWRLFQVRIFTEEIQWPWHETPLVWAEDNPPGLAKYVPPVVVEVKRGMGPICKPQYPVSREAVQGIRKHLERLLQHGILVPCSSPWNTPLLPVKKPGGQGEYRPVQDLRAVNQVTVPLTPVVPNPYIMMSLVPAFAKWFTVLDLKDAFFCIRLAPVSQPIFAFQWESQQSGQRTQYVWTRLPQGFRDSPTIFGQALAKDLQDFVIPKEEGIWLQYVDDLLVACRTLEGSREHTLRLLKELEMKGYKVSRKKAQLCCPTVKYLGFHLTEGKKMLGAERKEVVCAIPTPSTRRQVREFLGSAGYCRQWIPNYAVLAKPLYQATRGGREDPFEWTEECQQAFKALKEALMSSPALGLPDLEKPFTLFAAEREGTAVGVLTQPLGSWQRPIAYLSKQLDTVARGLPPCLRAVAASVDLIKEANKLTLGQPLTVKVPHSVKALLDTKGPRWLTSERLMKYEGLLCDNPLVTLETCSTLNPATLLPTPGDTKIHQCAQVMDEVFSSRPDLKDVPLTKVDDTLFTDGSSFMENNQRHSGYAVVRWGGETLEAGSLPPGTSAQKAELIALTRALELSSGKRVNVYTDSKYAFTTLHAHGALYKERGLLTSGGKCVKHAGEIVDLLEAVWKPRQVAVMHCKGHQRGDDPVVQGNRQADLAAKEAARLPYIEHQVMALQGELTEHNITYTPEEEEWALKEKGQWSGELIVMPDARVYVPKDLAWHLVQHMHQNTHLGKMALANLLGRQLYIDGLHSLTAAAARRCWTCIKNNPREGPLKPPGVQHVGGVPFEALVTDFTEMPPYKGYKYLLVFVDTYTGWVEAYPTRTEKAVEVSRALMKDVIPRFGIPLEIGSDNGPAYIQQAVQGLCRILGIKWKLHCAYRPQSSGKVERMNRTLKAQLGKLCQETGLPWTVVLPMALLGIRCTPFLLSPNKSRKFSIPIRKFFFLDVNWDVLEQEA; this is encoded by the exons atggtcacacttgaaatcggggaccaacaattggactttttagtggacacaggtgccgaaaaatcagtagtgaatacaaaaattagtccaccaactcgggaaactacgaaagtaataggggtgtctgggaagacccagaagtgccccttcctcaaggaacgcacctgcaatctggccggacatcaggtcaagcataagatgttatatcttccagactgcccagtccctttgttgggaagggacattttatcaaaattacaagcacaactccagttcatgaagaatggacaaatggaactatcatttcccatggaagaggaatggagactgtttcaagttaggatttttactgaagaaatacaatggccatggcatgagactcctttagtgtgggcagaagataatcctccaggattagctaaatatgttccaccggtggtggtggaagtgaaaagaggaatgggacccatatgtaagccacagtatcccgtcagtcgagaggcggtgcaggggatcagaaagcatctagagcgacttctgcagcatgggatattggtaccatgcagttccccgtggaacacgcccctgctcccagtcaagaaacctggaggacaaggagaatatcgcccagttcaagatttgcgggctgtaaatcaagtcaccgttcccctaaccccagtagtgcctaatccatacatcatgatgagtctagtaccagcatttgccaaatggtttactgtattggatttaaaggatgcattcttttgcattcgattggcccctgtatcccaaccgatctttgctttccaatgggaatctcagcagtcagggcaaaggacccagtatgtttggacacgccttcctcaggggttccgggacagcccgaccatttttggtcaagccctggccaaagacttacaggattttgtaatacctaaggaagagggaatttggcttcagtatgtagatgacctgcttgtcgcttgccggacactagagggcagtagagagcatactttgaggctactcaaggaattagaaatgaagggttacaaagtatcaaggaaaaaggcccagttgtgctgtcccacggtgaaatatttggggttccatctgaccgaaggaaagaagatgttaggagctgaaagaaaggaagttgtttgcgccatccccactcccagtacccggcgacaggtgcgggaatttttgggatcagcaggatattgcagacagtggatccccaactacgccgtgttggctaagccgctgtaccaggctacgagaggtggaagagaagatccgtttgagtggacagaagaatgtcaacaggcgtttaaggcattaaaagaagcattgatgtcatctccagcattaggactgcccgatttggaaaaaccattcactctgttcgctgcagagcgggaaggaacagcggttggagtattgacccaaccactaggttcatggcaaaggccgattgcctacttgtcaaagcaattggacacagtggctcgtggattgccaccttgcctgagggctgtggcagcatcagtagatttaatcaaagaagcgaataaattgaccctaggacagccactgacagttaaggtgccccatagcgttaaggcactgttagacactaagggaccgcgctggctcacaagtgagaggttaatgaaatacgagggattgttgtgtgacaacccactggtgactctggagacttgctccactctgaatccggccaccttgctcccgactccaggagacaccaagatccatcagtgtgcccaggtgatggatgaggtattctccagtcgaccggatttgaaggatgtgccactgactaaggtggacgacactctgttcacagatggaagctcctttatggaaaataatcaaagacactcaggttatgcggttgtccggtgggggggagagacgctggaagcagggtcactgcccccggggacttctgcccagaaggccgaattgattgccctgacccgagcgttggaattgtcaagcggaaagcgggttaacgtctacacagactcaaaatatgccttcactaccctccacgcacacggagcactgtacaaggagcgcgggctcctcacgtctggaggaaagtgcgtgaaacatgccggagagattgtggatctcctggaggcggtttggaagccaaggcaggtggctgtgatgcattgtaaagggcaccaacgtggagacgatcccgtagtgcaaggaaataggcaggctgatctggcagccaaagaggcagctaggctgccctatattgaacatcaggtaatggccctacagggagaattaactgaacataacattacatatacaccagaggaagaagaatgggccttaaaggagaagggtcagtggtcaggagaactcatagttatgccagacgcccgtgtctacgtccctaaggacttggcatggcacttagtccaacacatgcaccaaaacacacatttaggaaaaatggcattggcaaatctgctaggacgacagttgtatatcgatggattacatagcctaacggcagcagcagcccgaagatgctggacatgtataaaaaataaccccagagaaggacccctcaagccaccaggagtccaacatgtgggtggggtaccctttgaagctttagtcactgactttacagaaatgcccccatacaaaggatacaaatatttactggtgttcgtggacacatacacaggatgggtggaggcttaccctacaaggactgagaaggctgtggaggtttcaagagctctaatgaaagatgttattcctagatttggcatacccttagaaattggatcagataatggccccgcatatattcaacaggccgtgcaaggattatgtagaattttgggcataaaatggaagttacattgtgcatatagaccccaatcttctggaaaagtggaaagaatgaataggacattaaaggctcagcttgggaaactttgccaagagacaggattgccgtggacggtggttttgcccatggcattattaggaatcagatgtacacc ATTTCTTCTCTCTCCAAATAAATCTCGTAAATTCAGCATTCCAATTCGTAAattctttttccttgatgtcaaCTGGGATGTACTGGAACAAGAAGCATAG